The Methylophilus sp. TWE2 region AGATTGGTACGGCTTTAATTGTTGCATCTAGCGCTGATTCAAGCTGAGGAACCAATGCCGCAATCACTATAAATAGTACAACCGCAGTTGCAGGCACTGGGCATAAACCAAGCACCGTTGAAGCTTTCTCGCCAATGGCAGACTTTGCAGACCACAGCTGTACCACCCCGGCTAAAACCAATGGCACAGCAATTAACCAGATAAAGGCATGAATGAAAGGACCTATTTGCACAAGGCTGGCAGCGGATTCACCCATCATGAAATTTAGATAACCCGGCAACAAAAGCATCTGAAGTATGAGCAATGCAGGCGTCGAGGCCAGCAACAGTCGAGCGTCCGCTTTACCTAAATGTGAGAACGTCACCACATAATCAATGCATGGAGTCAGCAGCACAAATAAGACACCTAGTTTGATCATAGGCGAGTCTGGTAGAAATTGAGTTAGAAACATAACCAGCAGTGGAATCGCCACAAAGTTAGATACCAACAACGCACTTAGAAACTTTATGCGTGTAAATGCTCTACCCAAATCAGACAGTGGCACTTGAAGGAATGTGACAAAAAGCATGAATGCCAACGCAGGATTGATCAAGTCACTTAAGCCACCATCCACTTTAAACATCAGCGAAATGGCCGCTGCCAAAATCACCGCAATAAAGTAAATGGATATTTGATGGTTCTCTAGTTTTTCACGAATGGCCTGCATGATATTGATCCTCATAATTCAGGCGAATGGTAAATGAGATCATTTATTATTTCAATACTTGTTGAAGTATTGAAATAATAGTATTTTGCTGCTTATATTCGTAGGGCACCACATGAATCCATCACGTTTAATGAAAGAACAGCAAGCACTCGACAGTTTCGCAGCAATCGCACAAGAAACTCGGCTACGCATCATCCGCCTTTTAGTTGTTGCCGGGGCTGAAGGTCTGTCAGCAGGTGCAATCGCGGAGCAGCTAGGAGGTGTATCACCTTCTCGTATTTCGTTTCATCTTAACCATCTTGAGCAAGTCGGGCTGATTGTCAGCCGTCGTGAGGGACGTTCAATAATTTACAGCGTAATTTTTACTATACTTTCGGATCTGGTAGCCTTTCTGATGCATGATTGCTGCCAGGGCCACTGTAAGTACTGTGATCAAGCGATTGCATTATTTGAGATGTGTGAGGGCAGGCCAAGCGACTCCAAATAAACAAATGCGCTCTCTATTTTTTGACTAAAGTTCCCTTAACGATCTGATTTAAAATGCTTTGATACTTTATTACGAAAAAGTATCAATAAAAAAGCCTCTAAAACTCAATTTAGAGGCTTGTAAGTAACGGTTTTATTGTTCGCTTCTTTTTCAAAAGTTACGGTTTTATTGTCGGAGTTACGGTTTTATTGTCACCAAATAGACGCTGCGAATTAAGCAAAGTTCTTCGCTGCAAATTCCCAGTTCACCAGGTGGTTGAGGAAAGTTTCAACGAATTTAGGACGTGCATTGCGGTGATCGATGTAGTAAGCATGCTCCCATACGTCGATGGTCAGCAACGCTTTGTCGCCAGTGGTCAGAGGTGTGCCCGCTGCGCCCATGTTGACGATGTCAACAGAACCATCCGCTTTTTTCACCAGCCAGGTCCAGCCAGAGCCGAAGTTGCCAACTGCAGACGCTTGGAAGGCTTTCTTGAACTCTTCGTAAGAACCCCACTTGGCGTTGATGGCAGCAGCTAAATCGCCTGTTGGCTCACCGCCACCGTTGGGTGACAGGCAGTTCCAAAAGAAGGTGTGGTTCCACACTTGGGCGGAGTTGTTATAGATGCCGCCAGAAGATTTTTTGATGATCTCTTCCAATGGAGCGTTTTCAAACTCGGTGCCTTTGATCAGGTTGTTCAGGTTAGTCACATAAGCTTGGTGATGCTTGCTGTAGTGGTAGTCAAAAGTTTCTTCTGACATGTGTGGGGCCAATGCGTTTTTTGCAAATGGCAAAGCTGGTAAGGCGTGTTCCATGGAGGTTTCCTTTTTTGGTTTGTTGAAATAATTGCCTGCATTTTTAATCCGCAGGCGATGTGACGTTAGAGTCACGAGACTGGCAAAGGTTTACTAATTTAGTCGGGTTATTTTGCCATATTTTTCGGACTTGCAAAACCTCCCTCTAGCAAAATCATAGGGCAGAGAGATAACACAAAGAGGTTATTTTTTGCGTGCACGAGGATGCGCGGCGTCGTAAATCTTGCTCAGGTGCTGGAAGTCGAGATGGGTGTAGACTTGCGTCGTGCTGATATTGGCATGGCCAAGCATTTCCTGTACGGCGCGCAAGTCGCCACTGCTTTGTAGCACGTGACTGGCAAAGCTATGGCGCAACATATGTGGGTGCACGTGGGTAGGCAGGCCTTGTTTGATCACCCAATGGTTGATGCGGGTTTGTACCGTGCGCGCATGGATGCGGCGGCCTAGCTGGCTGACAAAGACGGCTGTTTCAGAGGGCCGTTTGACCAGCCATAGACTACGCACTGCAAGCCAGTCTTTCAAAGCAATCAGCGCTTTGCTGCCCAAAGGCACCATGCGTGTTTTATTTCCTTTCCCGATGACTGTCACCAGGCCCTCTTGCAAATCCAGGCGATCTAGGTTCAACCCTACCAGTTCGCTGAGGCGCAGCCCAGAGGAATAGAAAAGCTCGAGAATAGCGCGGTCACGCACAGCAATCGGCTCGTCACTGTCGATTTCAATCAGTTTGTTGGTTTGTTCGATGGACATCGCATGCGGCAAGGGTTTGGCCGCTTTGGGTGCGCGCAAGCCTATGACCGGGTTGGATGGAAAACCTTTGTGCAAAACCAGGTAACGGAAAAACCCACGCCAGCTTGACAACATGCGTGCGATGCTGCGCCCATGCATGCCTTGGCCGTGCAAACTGGCGATTTGGCGGCGGATGTCTTGTGGTGTGAGGGAGGCTAAGTCTTGTACAGAAGAATGCAACAAACGTTCGATATCGCGCTGGTAGTTGTTGCGGGTGTGCTCGCTGAGGCCGCGTTCGAAGTGCAGGAAGTCGAGGTAGTCTGCTAGTAGTTCATGCATCCAAACTACCTCTATCAGGGGAGGTTACGCTGACAATTGCCGCAAGAAGATACCCCTCGGCGGAAACCTCAGCGGGGGCTTTCATATAATGTATCTGGCCAGTGAAGCGCTGACCAGTTCACCGATCTGGTTGAGGAACAAGGTACCCATGCCGGCATAAAAACGGCTGCGCTGCTCGCTGGGGATGGCCATTAGCCCAAATGTGACCTCCTGGTAACGCATGGGGATCACTGCCAGCGAGGCCGGTGTGTCGGTAAACCAGCCAGCGATATCCATGGTAGGCAAGGTGCCGCAATACGGCTGGCTCAAGTCCTTGGCCCAGTTTTTGAGAGAGTCTTCGGCCGCTATAAACAGGTGATCCGCAGCATGACTCTCGTTCACCCACAATTTAAGTTGCGCATTCGGCAACTGAAAGTGTGCAGCGAGGAAGTCCACCAGATGCACGTGCAATGCTTCTACATCTTTGGCGTAAAGTAAGCCCAAAGTCAGCTCATGCACTTTGCGCGCCGTGGTTTCATTCTCTTCTGCGGTGAGGATCAGCTCGGTAAAGCGTGATTCGAGCACGCGGATTTTATCGCGTTGGGCGATTTGCTGGCGTTCGGCCAGTGAAATGGTGCCTTTGCCATGTGGACTGGGCAGGAACAGCTCTGCCAGTAAGTGGGCATGACGCTCAAAGAAGTCAGGGTGGGCTTTGAGGTAATGCTTGATGTCGTTTTCGTTGATGCTTTCTTCCATGATACTGCTGTGCTTTATCTTAAGTTCTTTGTTTTAAATTTCAATTTCGCCGTCAAATACAATCTCTGCCGGCCCTGTCATTAAGACTGGCGACTCTCCACCTGCCCATTGTATGGTCAGGATGCCGCCACGGGTATGTACTTTGACCGGGCTTTGCAAAGTCCCCAACTGGATGCCACTGACGGCGGCTGCGCAGGCGCCTGTGCCACAAGCCAGGGTTTCTCCGCTGCCACGCTCGTACACACGCAGGTTGATTTCATGCTCATTAAGTACCTGCATGAAGCCCGCATTCACGCGTTGCGGAAAGCGTGCATGGGATTCGATTTGCGGCCCCAGGCTGGCTACTTCCGCCGTGTGTACGTTATCCACCAGCATCACGGCATGCGGGTTGCCCATGGAAACTGCGCTCACTGTGACAGTTTCGCTAGCTAGCGGTAATTCATAAGTGGTCGCTTGTTGCTCCGCCTCAAAAGGGATCTGCGCGGGCGCAAAACGTGGCGCGCCCATGTTGACGGTGACCTGGCCATCGTCTTGCAACATCAGTGTAATAATGCCGCTGGCGGTTTCAACGCGGATATCGCGTTTACTGGTGAGACCTTTGTCGACCACAAAGCGTACGAAGCAACGCGCGCCATTACCGCATTGTTCAACTTCGCCGCCATCGGCGTTAAAAATGCGGTAACGGAAATCGACGCCTGGCGTGTCGGTGGATTCAACCATGAGTAACTGGTCGCAACCCACACCGAAATAGCGGTTGGCAATGTGCTGGATTTGCGAGTGGGAAAGATGCACAGGGTTCTTGGTTGCGTCAATCACTACAAAGTCATTGCCAGCGCCCTGCATTTTGGTAAATCGTAATTTCATAGCTCAAGATGATACTCCATCGCGCCGTTGAAGGCACTCATATGCGAAGATTTATTCCGTGGTGTGGGTAAACTCAGGTAGAATCTTCGTTCCCATTTTAGGTGCTGGCTTCAGCCTTTAGTCAGTGCCATTTATTAACTTTTTTACTTTTCAAGGCGTCAAACATGAGTGAATATCTTTTTACTTCGGAATCGGTTTCCGAAGGCCATCCCGATAAACTGGCTGATCAGGTGTCCGACAGCATTCTGGATGCGATCCTGGCACAGGACCCAACTGCACGTGTGGCTGCGGAAACCCTGGCAAATACTGGCTTGGTTGTATTGGCTGGTGAGATTACGACCACTGCCAATGTGGATTACATCAAGGTCGCTCGTGATGCGATCAAACGTATTGGCTATGACAATACAGAGTACGGGATTGATTACAAAGGCTGCGCGGTCTTGGTGGCTTACGACAAGCAGTCTCCTGACATTGCCCAAGGCGTGGATAACGCGAATGATGATCCTCTGGATCAGGGTGCAGGTGACCAGGGCCTGATGTTTGGCTATGCCGTCAATGAAACCCCGCAACTGATGCCATTACCGATCTGGCTGAGCCACCGTGTGATGGAGCGTCAGTCGCAATTACGTAAGGATGGCCGTTTGCCATGGTTGCGCCCGGATGCAAAATCCCAAGTGACGATTCAGTATGTGGATGGCAAACCACATAAAATTGATACGGTGCTGGTGTCTACACAACATGCGCCAGAAATGTCACTGGAAGCGATTCGTGAAGCCGTGATCGAAGAAATCATCAAGCCTACACTGCCTGCTGAGTTGATCAAAGGCGAGATCAAATACCTGGTAAACCCGACTGGCCGTTTTGTGATCGGTGGTCCGCAAGGCGATTGTGGCCTGACTGGCCGTAAAATTATCGTGGATACCTATGGCGGCGCAGCCCCACACGGTGGTGGTGCTTTCTCGGGCAAGGATCCTTCTAAAGTTGACCGCTCTGCCGCCTATGCTGGCCGTTATGTGGCAAAAAATATCGTCGCTGCCGGCCTGGCAGACAAATGCCTCGTGCAAGTCAGCTATGCAATTGGTGTGGCCCAGCCAACCTCCATCATGGTGGAAACCTATGGGACAGGTAAGGTCTCCGATGAGCGTCTGACACAGCTGGTCCGTGAGCATTTCGACCTGCGTCCAAAAGGCATCGTCAAGATGCTGGACCTGTTGCGCCCGATTTATACCAAAACTGCTGCCTACGGCCATTTTGGGCGTGATGAACCGGAGTTCAGCTGGGAAGCCACAGATAAAGCGGCTGCCTTGCGTGCGGCTGCCGGACTGTCATCAGGCATATGATCAGCCGTTAAAACATTCACGTAAAAGTAATTTTCAAGAGGGCTTTCTGCCCTCTTTTTTTTTAATTTTTTTCCGATAAGGAATTATAAGATGTAAGCATTCGAAGGGGCGGTCGGGGTCGTATGCTAAAAACAATCGCAGTCAAAGATGTACGGATGGGGATGTATATTCATGCGCTTAAGGGTCCATGGATGGATCATCCCTTTTGGACTAGTCAGTTTGTGCTGACCGATCCCGAAGATTTGAAGAAACTGCTCGCCAGCCCGATCAAAGAAGTGGTGATAGATACGGTCTGGGGCAAGGATGTGGCAGATAACGAAGCTAAAGATAACGAAATCAGCCCCATGACGGATAAAGAAATGGCCATGCTGGAGCTAGATGGCCCAGTTGAAGACCTTCCGCCATTAAAGAGTTCTACGGTGGAGACTCCTGTCTTCAATAGCGTGAAACTGAAAACAGCGACACTTGAGGCTGAGCGTGAACAGGCTGCAAAAATCATCGCCTCATCACGCCAAGCGGTTGCCTCCATGTTTAACGATTTGCGCATGGGAAAAGCGATTGAGACCGAAGTGGTCATGCCGATTGTGGAGGAAATTTCTGCCTCTGTGGCACGCAATGTACATGCCCTGATTAGTCTGGTGCGTCTCAAAACGGCAGATGACTATACCTATATGCACTCTGTCGCGGTCTGTGCGTTAATGGCAGCCCTCGCCAGGGAGCTCAAGCTCTCAGAAACCGAAGTCAAACAGGCGGGATTGGCTGGCTTGATGCATGACATGGGTAAAGCAGGCATTCCTTTGCCGATACTGAACAAGCCAGGCTCCTTAACGGATAATGAGTTTCATGTGATTCAAGAGCATCCCAAGCTAGGCTATGACATGCTGTTAAAAGCCAATATTTCTGATCCCGTGACGTTGGATGTGTGCTTGCATCATCATGAAAAAATAGACGGCTCGGGATATCCTGAAAAACTGACTTCTAACCAGATTAGCCTGTTTGCCAAAATGGGAGGCATATGTGATGTGTATGATGCGGTCACCTCGGCTCGGGCTTATAAACCTGCCTGGGAACCGGGAATGGCGCTGAAGCGCATGGCAAGCTGGAACGGGCATTTTGATCCGGTGGTGTTCAAGGCATTTGTTAAAAGCCTGGGGATTTACCCGATAGGCACCGTAGTGATCTTGAAGTCTGGCCGCTTGGCAGTCGTGGTCAAGCAAAATACACATAGCCTGCTCAAGCCGGTCGTGAAAGCATTTTTTTCGACCAAATCCAGAATTCATATTCCTGTGATTGAGCTGGACTTGTCAAAAAATATGGATGAAATTGTGGGAAATGAATCCGTAGACAACTGGGGGATAGGGAATATTGATCATTTATGGACCAACCAATAAATGGATCCATAGCAATAGACCCATTAGGATAAGTGACCATCTTTAAGGAGAGATACTCCTTAAAGATGGTTATTCTGTTGCTGTCTTTTTAGCGCGTTTGCTTGCAGCGGTTTTGGTCGCTGTGGTTTTGCCTGCAGCCGGTTTCTTGGCCGCTGACTTTTTGGCTGTGGTTTTTTTGCCAGCAGTTTTACCACCCTCTTTAGCGGCTTTCTCGGCCAGGAGCTCCAGCGCCTGCTCTACCGTCAGCTCCTCTGGTGTCACGCTCTTAGGCAGCGTTGCACGAATGCCATTATGTTGTACGTAGGGGCCAAAACGTCCTGAAAATACCTCAATCCGTCCTTCGCCTGATGGGTGTTCACCCAGGTCTGCCAGTGGGGCAGGGCCACCGGCAGCTGCCAGCAGTTTGACTGCACCTTCAAGGTCTATGCTGAAGACGCTCTCGGTTTTTGGGATCGATTTAAACTTGCCATCATGGTTCACATAAGGCCCGAAGCGGCCGATATTTGCGACAATTTTTTTACCTGTTTCAGGGTGTTGGCCCAGGTCACGCGGCAAACTCAGTAGCATGTTTGCCGTATCAATATTGATCTGGCTCAGCGGTATCTCTTTGGGAATGCTGACGCGCTTAGGCTTTTTCTTTTCGCCTTCAACCGGTTGGCCGACCTGTAGATATGGACCATAAGGGCCGTTCATCAGGTAGATTTCCTTCTGCGTCTCTGCATCCAGGCCAATGACGGTAGGCTCGCTCGCGTTATTGACTTCACCATCCAGATTGCGTTTGTAATCGCATTTAGGTGTCGCGTTATAGCCGGTACAGCCGATAAAGCTGCCATAACGGCTAAGCTGTTTCTGCAACTGGCGGCCGCATTTTGGGCAGAACTCGTCGATCAGTTCATTGCCAGGACGTTCAACATCGGCTTTGACTTGAATCTGCTGGTTAAAGCCTTGCCAGAATTTGTCCATGACTGGCACCCATTCCAGGTTGCCTTCCGCAATCTCATCCAGCTCGTTCTCGAGCTTAGCCGTAAAGTCATAGTCGACATATTGGGTAAAGTGCTCGGTCAGGAACTTATTGACGACACGGCCGACATCAGTTGGTGTAAAGCGCTTTTTATCGAGCAATACATATTCGCGGTCTTGCAGGGTAGAAATAATACTGGCATAGGTTGAAGGGCGACCGATGCCATATTCTTCCAGCGCCTTGACCAGGCTGGCTTCAGAATACCGCGGCGGTGGTTCGGTAAAGTGCTGTTCACCGAAAATCTTCTCTACCGTCAGTATCTCACCAGTTTCCAGATGCGGCAATTTCGCTTCTGCGTCTTCGTCATCCTTGTCGTCGTCCTTGCCTTCCATATAGACGGCAATAAAGCCCGGGAAAATCAGGGTCTGACCACTGGCGCGAAACAGATTAGCCTCGCTGCCTACCGACAGGTCGACACTGACGGCGTCATATTTGGCCTGTGTCATCTGGCAAGCCAAGGTACGCTTCCAGATCATTTCATACAATTTGAATTGTTCGTCGTTCAGGTACTGACGCACGCTGGCAGGTGTACGTGTAATGTCAGTGGGCCGGATCGCCTCGTGCGCCTCTTGCGCATTTTTGGCTTTAGTTTTGTACATGATGGGCGCTTTGGGCAGGTAGTCTGCATCAAAGTGCTTTTTCACGTAGTCACGGATTTGCATCACGGCTTCAGTGGCCAGGCTGAACGAGTCGGTACGCATATAGGTAATCAACCCCACCGTGCCGCTGCCAACGTCCATGCCTTCATACAGTTGCTGTGCCACCCGCATGGCGCGGCTGGTGGTAAAGCCGAGTTTGCGTACGGCCTCCTGTTGCAGGGTGGAGGTGGTGAATGGTGCGGCCGGGCTGCGGCTGCGTTGCTTTTTCTCAACACGCGTCACCGTCGTTTTACCGGCAGAGGCTAGTAACAGCTTACCGACGATATCTGCCTGCTGGTCATGGTTGGTGACCGTGAATTGCTCTACTTTCTGGCCATTGAGCTGTATCAGCTTGGCATCGAACCCATGCGCATGCTTGAGCGCGCTCATGTGGATGCTCCAGTATTCCTGGCTGGTAAAGGCTTCGATTTCGAGCTCTCGCTCGACAATCAGGCGTAAGGCCGGGCTTTGTACGCGGCCCGCAGACAGCCCGCGGCGGATTTTTTTCCACAGCAACGGCGAAAGATTAAAGCCCACCAGGTAATCCAGCGCGCGGCGCGCTTGCTGCGCATTGACCAGGTCCATCGAGATGTCGCGCGGATGGTCAATGGCATGTTTTACCGCCGTCTGCGTGATCTCGTTAAATTCGACGCGTTTGAGCAGCTTGTTTTTAATCAGTTTTTTCTCGGCCAGAATCTCGGCAATATGCCAGGAAATCGCTTCCCCTTCGCGGTCCGGGTCGGTTGCCAGGTAAATGCTGTCGGCATTCTTAACCGCTTTGGCAATGGCATCGACGTGTTTGCTATTGCGGTCGATGATGTCGTACTTCATCGCGAATTGCTGTGCCGGGTCAACCGCGCCGTTTTTGGGGATCAGGTCGCGCACGTGCCCGTAAGAAGCCAGGACCTCAAAATCACCGCCCAAATATTTTTTGAGGGTTTTGGCCTTGGAAGGAGATTCAACGATCAGCAGTTTTGACATTGCGCGGTCTGTATAAGAGTTGGCTAGATAATAGCAAGCGTTTTAACGACTAGACAATATATCGGTGCGGAAAGTCTGACATTAAAGTCTTTCTGCACCAAAACATTGTGTTATTCCTCAGTGGTGACCGCAACCGGGAAAGGCTTGCGCGCAAATTCAATGCGTTTGTCATCCTGGGTGGCAATGGTAAGCGCCATGTCGTTAGACGAAAATTTTTCATGGTCAAACATCGGGTCTTCGTCCTCCTCTTTGGCCTGGCTCAAATGCTTGAAGTCATACAAATCGAAG contains the following coding sequences:
- a CDS encoding superoxide dismutase codes for the protein MEHALPALPFAKNALAPHMSEETFDYHYSKHHQAYVTNLNNLIKGTEFENAPLEEIIKKSSGGIYNNSAQVWNHTFFWNCLSPNGGGEPTGDLAAAINAKWGSYEEFKKAFQASAVGNFGSGWTWLVKKADGSVDIVNMGAAGTPLTTGDKALLTIDVWEHAYYIDHRNARPKFVETFLNHLVNWEFAAKNFA
- a CDS encoding HD-GYP domain-containing protein, which gives rise to MLKTIAVKDVRMGMYIHALKGPWMDHPFWTSQFVLTDPEDLKKLLASPIKEVVIDTVWGKDVADNEAKDNEISPMTDKEMAMLELDGPVEDLPPLKSSTVETPVFNSVKLKTATLEAEREQAAKIIASSRQAVASMFNDLRMGKAIETEVVMPIVEEISASVARNVHALISLVRLKTADDYTYMHSVAVCALMAALARELKLSETEVKQAGLAGLMHDMGKAGIPLPILNKPGSLTDNEFHVIQEHPKLGYDMLLKANISDPVTLDVCLHHHEKIDGSGYPEKLTSNQISLFAKMGGICDVYDAVTSARAYKPAWEPGMALKRMASWNGHFDPVVFKAFVKSLGIYPIGTVVILKSGRLAVVVKQNTHSLLKPVVKAFFSTKSRIHIPVIELDLSKNMDEIVGNESVDNWGIGNIDHLWTNQ
- the dapF gene encoding diaminopimelate epimerase, which codes for MKLRFTKMQGAGNDFVVIDATKNPVHLSHSQIQHIANRYFGVGCDQLLMVESTDTPGVDFRYRIFNADGGEVEQCGNGARCFVRFVVDKGLTSKRDIRVETASGIITLMLQDDGQVTVNMGAPRFAPAQIPFEAEQQATTYELPLASETVTVSAVSMGNPHAVMLVDNVHTAEVASLGPQIESHARFPQRVNAGFMQVLNEHEINLRVYERGSGETLACGTGACAAAVSGIQLGTLQSPVKVHTRGGILTIQWAGGESPVLMTGPAEIVFDGEIEI
- the metK gene encoding methionine adenosyltransferase, with the protein product MSEYLFTSESVSEGHPDKLADQVSDSILDAILAQDPTARVAAETLANTGLVVLAGEITTTANVDYIKVARDAIKRIGYDNTEYGIDYKGCAVLVAYDKQSPDIAQGVDNANDDPLDQGAGDQGLMFGYAVNETPQLMPLPIWLSHRVMERQSQLRKDGRLPWLRPDAKSQVTIQYVDGKPHKIDTVLVSTQHAPEMSLEAIREAVIEEIIKPTLPAELIKGEIKYLVNPTGRFVIGGPQGDCGLTGRKIIVDTYGGAAPHGGGAFSGKDPSKVDRSAAYAGRYVAKNIVAAGLADKCLVQVSYAIGVAQPTSIMVETYGTGKVSDERLTQLVREHFDLRPKGIVKMLDLLRPIYTKTAAYGHFGRDEPEFSWEATDKAAALRAAAGLSSGI
- the topA gene encoding type I DNA topoisomerase produces the protein MSKLLIVESPSKAKTLKKYLGGDFEVLASYGHVRDLIPKNGAVDPAQQFAMKYDIIDRNSKHVDAIAKAVKNADSIYLATDPDREGEAISWHIAEILAEKKLIKNKLLKRVEFNEITQTAVKHAIDHPRDISMDLVNAQQARRALDYLVGFNLSPLLWKKIRRGLSAGRVQSPALRLIVERELEIEAFTSQEYWSIHMSALKHAHGFDAKLIQLNGQKVEQFTVTNHDQQADIVGKLLLASAGKTTVTRVEKKQRSRSPAAPFTTSTLQQEAVRKLGFTTSRAMRVAQQLYEGMDVGSGTVGLITYMRTDSFSLATEAVMQIRDYVKKHFDADYLPKAPIMYKTKAKNAQEAHEAIRPTDITRTPASVRQYLNDEQFKLYEMIWKRTLACQMTQAKYDAVSVDLSVGSEANLFRASGQTLIFPGFIAVYMEGKDDDKDDEDAEAKLPHLETGEILTVEKIFGEQHFTEPPPRYSEASLVKALEEYGIGRPSTYASIISTLQDREYVLLDKKRFTPTDVGRVVNKFLTEHFTQYVDYDFTAKLENELDEIAEGNLEWVPVMDKFWQGFNQQIQVKADVERPGNELIDEFCPKCGRQLQKQLSRYGSFIGCTGYNATPKCDYKRNLDGEVNNASEPTVIGLDAETQKEIYLMNGPYGPYLQVGQPVEGEKKKPKRVSIPKEIPLSQINIDTANMLLSLPRDLGQHPETGKKIVANIGRFGPYVNHDGKFKSIPKTESVFSIDLEGAVKLLAAAGGPAPLADLGEHPSGEGRIEVFSGRFGPYVQHNGIRATLPKSVTPEELTVEQALELLAEKAAKEGGKTAGKKTTAKKSAAKKPAAGKTTATKTAASKRAKKTATE
- a CDS encoding arsenic resistance protein, whose amino-acid sequence is MQAIREKLENHQISIYFIAVILAAAISLMFKVDGGLSDLINPALAFMLFVTFLQVPLSDLGRAFTRIKFLSALLVSNFVAIPLLVMFLTQFLPDSPMIKLGVLFVLLTPCIDYVVTFSHLGKADARLLLASTPALLILQMLLLPGYLNFMMGESAASLVQIGPFIHAFIWLIAVPLVLAGVVQLWSAKSAIGEKASTVLGLCPVPATAVVLFIVIAALVPQLESALDATIKAVPIYVAFAIIAPVIGWVVSSLFKLETTAKRAVSFSSATRNSLVVLPLALAVPGAIPVIPAVIVTQTVVELISELVYIRIFPRVG
- the xerC gene encoding tyrosine recombinase XerC, with the translated sequence MHELLADYLDFLHFERGLSEHTRNNYQRDIERLLHSSVQDLASLTPQDIRRQIASLHGQGMHGRSIARMLSSWRGFFRYLVLHKGFPSNPVIGLRAPKAAKPLPHAMSIEQTNKLIEIDSDEPIAVRDRAILELFYSSGLRLSELVGLNLDRLDLQEGLVTVIGKGNKTRMVPLGSKALIALKDWLAVRSLWLVKRPSETAVFVSQLGRRIHARTVQTRINHWVIKQGLPTHVHPHMLRHSFASHVLQSSGDLRAVQEMLGHANISTTQVYTHLDFQHLSKIYDAAHPRARKK
- a CDS encoding DUF484 family protein yields the protein MEESINENDIKHYLKAHPDFFERHAHLLAELFLPSPHGKGTISLAERQQIAQRDKIRVLESRFTELILTAEENETTARKVHELTLGLLYAKDVEALHVHLVDFLAAHFQLPNAQLKLWVNESHAADHLFIAAEDSLKNWAKDLSQPYCGTLPTMDIAGWFTDTPASLAVIPMRYQEVTFGLMAIPSEQRSRFYAGMGTLFLNQIGELVSASLARYII
- a CDS encoding helix-turn-helix transcriptional regulator, with product MNPSRLMKEQQALDSFAAIAQETRLRIIRLLVVAGAEGLSAGAIAEQLGGVSPSRISFHLNHLEQVGLIVSRREGRSIIYSVIFTILSDLVAFLMHDCCQGHCKYCDQAIALFEMCEGRPSDSK